The DNA segment ATTGGCGACATTATTTAACTGCCAAATTACTTGAACAGCTAAAAAAGAGGCGATCGCAAATATTGCCGCCCCTACCCAAACATAAACTGTGCGATGATAACCCCACAAAGGCTTGGCATCCGAAAGCTGACCGAACCAGATACGAGCAGGAGCGACGAACAACGGTAAGGCCACAACGACTGCTACCCATGTCGCCGGAATTCCGATTTCTTTAATCATGACTCTGTTGAGTACACCCAGAGTCAAAATTGACATCATACCCAGACCCATTTGAAAGAGTCCGAGTCGAAACACAGTCAGTAAGTCAACCCTCTTGACTGATTCCGGCTTGATTGATTGACCTGATTCGGGATCGGGTACAAAATTGCTAGTTGCCATTATGACTTTCACGAAAAACAATACAGGATTTAGCCTTTCTTTAACTTAAGATAAACCCTGAGAACAATTCAAAATTCAAAATTCAAAATTCAAAATTAAGGAAATTACGGGGATTGGGGACTAGGAAGACGTAGGGAAGCAGGAGAAGTAAAGAACAAAAACTAATGACTACGGACTACGGACAACTGACCATTGACCAATGACTATTGACCAATGACCACTTCGACATCATCATCTAACAACTTTCCTGCTGCTTCTAGCATGGACGCTGATATGTCTTTCAAGTCTTCACGATTCTGCAAGTAAGTTTTTAATGCTTCCATTGGGTCGATGCTGCTACTAGCACTTAGTTCAGGAATGCGGGGTCTAGCCAACTGACTTAATAATTCAGCTTGAATGGTGTAAGTATGGGCAGAACTCAAGGCGTTATGTAGGGAGGCGCTATCAATTACATCCATCTGTTCGGAACGGAGCTTGTAGATTAGGCGTATGACAGCATCTTGAATATCATGTTTAGCGATCGCCTTCACAATAGCAGCTTGTGGATCATCTGCCTTTGATACATCCACTTCTATGGTGCGAAAAGTCCGAACAGGTAAGGGACAGAACTCCCAATTTACATTCCCCTGTTCTAGTTCGATCATTACATAACCCTTATCCTCTTTCTCCTCGCTAAAATCTACCCGTTCAATACTCCCCGGATAAATCACTGGGGGGTTATTAGATTTATTCAAATTTTGATGACGGTGGACGTGTCCCAATGCCACATAATCAAAGCAAGGACGAGTCAGCAAAGATAAAGGTAGAGTAAAACCTTTACCCACAGCCAAATAGCGTTCAGCACCCAAAGTTGCATTATCAGCCATCAAATGAGCTAAAAGCACAGTTGGCACATCAGGGTCAAGACGGCGAATTTCCCCTTCCATCACCACTTGCAGACGTTCTGTTAATAGTTGATTGACTTCAGCCAACCCCAAACCTTCTGTTTCTTGACGCGTCATCAGTGTCGAACGAGTTAGCCAAGGTAAAGTAATCACCTGCACTTTGCCGTTACGAGTTTGGATATGATGAGTCATTAACCTATCACCAACCACAAACCCCGGCACTCCCAAAGTGCGGTAAATATTTAAACTAGCACCTCCTTGTCCTTGGGAATGTTGGTCATGGTTTCCCACCAACAACACAGTCGGAATTTGAGCATCCACAAGACGACGAAATTGACTGGCAAATGCTTCTTGCACATACGGCGGCGGCGTAGCATCAGGAAACGCATCACCACCAAATATGACCAAATCTACAGCATCTCCTAACGCCCGATCAATACATACAGATAAAGTATTGACAAAATCCTCCAATCGCGTATTTAATCCCGTGGCGCTATTAATACGTCCGTGAGAAAAACCGCTTCCCATGTGGATGTCAGAGAGATGGAGGATTTTAATCATGATTAGTTAATAGTCAATAATCAATAGTTAATAGTAATAGTTGTTTTCAACTTTGAACCATTAACTGTTAAATAGTTAACATCTTTGCGTTGAACTATGGACTGTGGACTATTAACTGTGGACTATTAACTATGGACTAAATGTGAATCCCACATTCAGTTTTATTGCTTCCTCTCCAGCGTCCGGCGCGTTCGTCTTCGCCTTCGCCTACCTTGGTGGTGATGGGTTCATCGCCAATACTGGGATAACCTTGAT comes from the Nostoc sp. PCC 7120 = FACHB-418 genome and includes:
- the sbcD gene encoding exonuclease subunit SbcD: MIKILHLSDIHMGSGFSHGRINSATGLNTRLEDFVNTLSVCIDRALGDAVDLVIFGGDAFPDATPPPYVQEAFASQFRRLVDAQIPTVLLVGNHDQHSQGQGGASLNIYRTLGVPGFVVGDRLMTHHIQTRNGKVQVITLPWLTRSTLMTRQETEGLGLAEVNQLLTERLQVVMEGEIRRLDPDVPTVLLAHLMADNATLGAERYLAVGKGFTLPLSLLTRPCFDYVALGHVHRHQNLNKSNNPPVIYPGSIERVDFSEEKEDKGYVMIELEQGNVNWEFCPLPVRTFRTIEVDVSKADDPQAAIVKAIAKHDIQDAVIRLIYKLRSEQMDVIDSASLHNALSSAHTYTIQAELLSQLARPRIPELSASSSIDPMEALKTYLQNREDLKDISASMLEAAGKLLDDDVEVVIGQ